In Rhodococcus qingshengii JCM 15477, the sequence TGGTCGTGAATGTCAGCTCGCCGAACACGCCCGGACTCCGTGATCTGCAGGCCGTCGAATCACTGCGCCCGATCCTGCAGGCCGTGCTCGACACCGTCAGCGTGCCGGTACTGGTGAAGATCGCGCCCGACCTCTCGGACGAGGACGTCGACGCGGTCGCCGATCTGGCAATCGAACTCGGGCTTGCCGGAATCGTCGCGACCAACACCACGATCCGTCGCGACGGTTTGAAGACCCCGGACGCCGAGGTAGCTGCACTCGGCGCAGGCGGGCTGTCCGGTGCACCGGTCGCCGAGCGCTCACTCGAAGTACTTCGGCGCCTGTACGTCCGAGTGGGCGACAAGATGACCATCATCTCGGTCGGCGGTATCGAGACGGCCGATCAGGCGTGGGAACGGATCCTCGCCGGCGCGACACTGGTGCAGGGATACACCGGCTTCATCTACGGCGGACCGTTCTGGGCTCGCAGCATCCACAAGGGCATAGCCAAGCGGGTCCGCGCAGCCGGCTTCTCGTCAATTGCCCAGGCTGTGGGAGCTGAGAACCCTCGCTAGAGAGTGCTGTGCGCCTTTATTAACCGCCCGCGGTTAATAAAGGCGCACAGCAAAGTGACTATTCGACCTCGAACGTCCCGGTCAGGGTTGCACGCGCAATCGCGTGATGGAACACGTTGAAACCGAGGAACGCCGGCGACGAGTCAGGGGTGACTCCGTCGAGCGTCTCCACGTCGAGGGCATGCACCGCCACGATGTAGCGATG encodes:
- a CDS encoding quinone-dependent dihydroorotate dehydrogenase, producing the protein MYQLLLSLMFRVPPERIHHIAFTAMKLVTRFAPLRWLVAKVLVVDDPVLRSQAFGLTFPAPLGLAAGFDKDATGVDAWGPLGFGFAEVGTVTAQAQPGNPAPRLFRLPADRALINRMGFNNHGAGHAANFLRQRRVTVPIGANIGKTKIVEAADAAADYTASAQLLGPLADFMVVNVSSPNTPGLRDLQAVESLRPILQAVLDTVSVPVLVKIAPDLSDEDVDAVADLAIELGLAGIVATNTTIRRDGLKTPDAEVAALGAGGLSGAPVAERSLEVLRRLYVRVGDKMTIISVGGIETADQAWERILAGATLVQGYTGFIYGGPFWARSIHKGIAKRVRAAGFSSIAQAVGAENPR